In Deltaproteobacteria bacterium GWC2_65_14, the following proteins share a genomic window:
- a CDS encoding molybdopterin-guanine dinucleotide biosynthesis protein B, with translation MSASSIGKGKAVSFVAKSGTGKTTLLEKVIAELKGRGYRVGVVKHDAHRFEIDRPGKDSHRLTAAGADTMVIASAEKLAMVKRHAESPGVEELIGTYFADVDIVLTEGFRKSRLPKIEVHRKGRSETLLCRGEEHDPTLVAVASDAPLSLDVPRFDIDDPAAIADFLVETFLTPGA, from the coding sequence ATGAGCGCTTCCTCGATCGGGAAGGGGAAGGCCGTCTCCTTCGTCGCGAAGTCGGGGACGGGGAAAACGACGCTGCTCGAGAAGGTGATCGCGGAGCTGAAAGGGCGCGGATACCGGGTGGGGGTCGTCAAGCACGACGCCCACCGGTTCGAGATCGATCGTCCCGGGAAGGACAGTCACCGGCTGACCGCCGCGGGGGCGGACACCATGGTGATCGCCTCTGCGGAGAAGCTCGCCATGGTGAAGCGGCATGCGGAGTCCCCCGGCGTGGAGGAGTTGATCGGGACCTACTTCGCCGACGTGGACATCGTCCTCACGGAGGGGTTCCGGAAAAGCAGGCTCCCCAAGATCGAGGTCCACCGGAAAGGGCGCAGCGAGACCCTGCTCTGCCGCGGGGAGGAGCACGACCCGACGCTGGTGGCTGTGGCCAGCGACGCGCCGCTTTCCCTCGATGTCCCCCGGTTCGACATCGACGATCCCGCCGCCATCGCCGACTTCCTCGTGGAGACCTTCCTCACGCCCGGCGCGTGA
- a CDS encoding tungsten ABC transporter substrate-binding protein: protein MIRTLSAFAATILILSSAVQSGERLRMSTTTSTESSGLLAALLPPFERANGCTVNVIAVGTGKALKLGEAGDVDVVFVHARELEDRFVAQGHGIDRKDVMYNDFVLLGPRADPAKVSGAVGPADALRRIAASKALFISRGDESGTHRKEQELWRAAGIVPKGSWYREAGQGMGEVLEMAFQKRGYTLSDRGTYVAFRTRIDLAILFQGDAQLRNPYGVIAVSPARHPHVRYGLARKFTDFLTGPEGQRIIAEYRIAGEPLFFPAMGAER, encoded by the coding sequence TTGATCAGGACGCTCTCCGCATTCGCCGCGACGATCCTGATCCTTTCCTCTGCTGTGCAATCAGGGGAACGTCTCCGGATGTCGACCACCACCTCCACGGAGAGCTCCGGACTGCTTGCGGCGCTTCTCCCTCCGTTCGAGCGGGCCAACGGCTGCACCGTGAACGTGATCGCGGTGGGCACGGGGAAGGCCCTCAAGCTGGGGGAGGCGGGGGATGTCGACGTCGTGTTCGTCCATGCCCGGGAGCTCGAGGACCGGTTCGTGGCCCAGGGGCACGGGATCGACAGGAAGGATGTGATGTACAACGACTTCGTCCTGCTCGGGCCCCGGGCCGACCCGGCCAAGGTGTCGGGCGCGGTCGGCCCGGCGGACGCCCTGCGCCGGATTGCCGCGTCGAAGGCCCTCTTCATCTCCCGGGGCGACGAGTCGGGGACGCACCGGAAGGAACAGGAGCTCTGGCGCGCGGCGGGGATCGTCCCGAAGGGGTCCTGGTACCGGGAGGCGGGCCAGGGGATGGGCGAGGTCCTCGAGATGGCCTTCCAGAAACGGGGATACACCCTGTCCGACCGGGGGACCTACGTCGCCTTCCGGACGAGGATCGACCTGGCGATCCTGTTCCAGGGGGACGCGCAGCTCCGCAACCCCTACGGGGTGATCGCCGTGAGTCCCGCCCGGCATCCGCACGTGCGGTACGGCCTGGCCCGGAAGTTCACCGACTTCCTGACCGGCCCCGAAGGACAGCGAATCATCGCCGAATACCGGATCGCCGGGGAGCCGCTCTTCTTCCCCGCCATGGGCGCGGAGCGCTGA
- a CDS encoding molybdopterin molybdenumtransferase MoeA, translating into MPFEEARTRILDSVFPLAAEHAPLLEAAGRILSEAIFAPFDMPSADNSAMDGFAVRCSECTGPVTLAIAGYRPAGFSGKTALKAGSAVRIMTGAPLPAECDAVVPFEDALEEGGRVRIERAVKAGAHVRVRGEDVRKGDRVLAPGTVLRPPEISLLASFGRVLIPVYRKPRVAILATGDELVEPGGEIPPGAIVNSNSFSLASAVREAGGEPVMLGIARDSLPSLRGKLSAGLAEDALLTSAGVSAGDRDLVREALSGLSVREIFWRVQMRPGRPFAFGLQGRRPVFSLPGNPVSAMISFEMLARPALRKMAGDPAPVKPCVKAVLTEAVRKKPGRIQFLRVESEISDGEYRVRSAGDQNTGILRTMVRGTGIAILPVDRTHFEAGERVEVLFLYGRC; encoded by the coding sequence ATCCCCTTCGAAGAGGCTAGGACGAGGATTCTAGACAGCGTTTTTCCGCTCGCCGCGGAGCATGCCCCCCTGCTCGAGGCGGCCGGCCGGATCCTCTCCGAGGCGATCTTCGCCCCCTTCGACATGCCCTCCGCGGACAACTCCGCGATGGACGGGTTCGCCGTCCGGTGTTCCGAGTGCACCGGCCCGGTGACCCTTGCGATCGCGGGCTATCGCCCCGCCGGCTTTTCCGGAAAAACCGCGCTGAAGGCGGGGTCCGCCGTCCGGATCATGACCGGGGCCCCGCTTCCCGCGGAGTGCGACGCCGTGGTCCCGTTCGAGGATGCCCTGGAGGAGGGTGGGCGGGTGCGGATCGAGCGGGCGGTGAAGGCCGGCGCCCACGTCCGGGTCCGGGGGGAGGACGTGAGGAAGGGAGACCGGGTCCTGGCGCCCGGAACGGTCCTGAGGCCCCCGGAGATCAGCCTGCTCGCCTCGTTCGGGAGGGTCCTCATCCCGGTGTACCGGAAGCCTCGGGTCGCGATCCTTGCGACCGGCGACGAACTGGTGGAGCCGGGCGGGGAGATCCCCCCGGGGGCGATCGTAAACAGCAACAGCTTCTCCCTGGCGTCGGCGGTCCGGGAGGCAGGCGGGGAGCCCGTGATGCTCGGAATCGCGAGGGATTCCCTTCCGTCGCTTCGGGGAAAGCTGTCGGCCGGGCTCGCGGAGGACGCCCTCCTCACCTCGGCGGGGGTATCCGCGGGCGACAGGGACCTCGTCCGGGAGGCGTTGTCGGGGCTGTCGGTCCGCGAGATCTTCTGGAGGGTGCAGATGCGTCCGGGGCGACCGTTCGCCTTCGGACTCCAGGGCCGCAGGCCGGTGTTTTCGCTGCCGGGGAACCCCGTGTCGGCCATGATCTCCTTCGAAATGCTCGCGCGCCCCGCCCTGCGGAAGATGGCCGGAGATCCCGCCCCGGTGAAGCCCTGCGTGAAGGCCGTTCTCACGGAGGCGGTCCGGAAGAAACCGGGGAGGATCCAGTTCCTGCGGGTGGAGTCGGAGATTTCGGACGGGGAATACCGGGTCCGTTCCGCGGGAGACCAGAACACGGGGATCCTCCGGACGATGGTCCGCGGAACCGGGATCGCGATCCTGCCCGTGGATCGAACCCATTTCGAGGCCGGCGAGCGCGTGGAGGTCCTCTTCCTCTACGGACGATGCTGA
- a CDS encoding protein-L-isoaspartate O-methyltransferase gives MIFRRSAGWAFPVVLLLAAVPRAGAEDPYLAARLAMVEEQIAGEGVVDSRVLTAMREVPRHRFVPAEYRHLAYIPRPLPIGEGQTISQPYIVGFMTEILRLRDTDRVLEVGTGSGYQAAIAAKIAAEVYSVEIFEVLADRSRRTLDELKFPNVVTKQGDGYYGWEEKAPFDAIIVTCAGGHVPPPLLRQLKPGGRMIMPVGGPFMTQNLVFLEKHADGSLSQKNVLPVAFVRLLGH, from the coding sequence ATGATCTTCCGCCGGTCCGCCGGATGGGCGTTTCCCGTCGTGCTGCTCCTGGCGGCCGTTCCGCGCGCAGGCGCGGAAGATCCGTACCTTGCGGCGCGTCTCGCGATGGTGGAGGAGCAGATCGCAGGGGAGGGGGTCGTCGATTCCCGTGTGCTCACGGCGATGCGGGAGGTCCCCAGGCACCGGTTCGTCCCCGCGGAGTACCGCCATCTCGCCTACATCCCCCGCCCGCTTCCGATCGGGGAGGGGCAGACGATCTCCCAGCCCTACATCGTCGGGTTCATGACGGAGATCCTCCGGCTTCGGGACACGGACCGGGTGCTGGAGGTGGGGACCGGCTCCGGGTACCAGGCGGCGATCGCCGCGAAAATCGCCGCCGAGGTCTACAGCGTCGAGATCTTCGAGGTGCTGGCCGACCGTTCCCGCCGGACCCTCGACGAGCTGAAGTTTCCCAACGTGGTCACGAAGCAGGGGGACGGCTACTACGGGTGGGAAGAGAAGGCGCCCTTCGACGCGATCATCGTGACCTGCGCAGGGGGGCATGTCCCTCCGCCGCTCCTGCGGCAGCTGAAGCCGGGAGGGAGGATGATCATGCCGGTGGGCGGTCCGTTCATGACCCAGAACCTGGTGTTCCTGGAAAAGCATGCGGACGGATCGTTGTCCCAGAAGAATGTCCTCCCCGTCGCATTCGTACGGCTTCTCGGCCACTGA
- a CDS encoding aldo/keto reductase, with protein MRYKLLGRSGLRVSEICLGTMTFGEEWGFGATREESRRIFDAFADAGGNFIDTANMYTNGTSERFTGEFLGQDRDRFVLATKYTLSMRADDPNASGNHRKNLVQSLEASLSRLGTDYIDLYWLHAWDFMTPVEEVMRALDDVVRAGKVRYVGVSDTPAWIVSRANTLAELRGWTPFIGLQIEYSLIQRTVERDLIPMANALDIAVTAWGAIGGGVLSGKYSGKPGKVKATDSRRKDSNLWRISEKNLAIARDVEKVAREIGRTPSQVALTWVRQQKGVMIPILGVRTLEQTMDNLGCLDFELKEEHLERLSRISAVEMGFPYDFLAMDMAKKAVYGETFPRIDNHRNR; from the coding sequence ATGCGGTACAAGCTGCTCGGCCGGAGCGGACTGCGGGTGTCGGAGATCTGCCTCGGGACGATGACGTTCGGCGAGGAGTGGGGATTCGGGGCCACCCGGGAGGAAAGCAGAAGGATCTTCGACGCGTTCGCGGACGCGGGCGGAAACTTCATCGACACCGCGAACATGTACACGAACGGCACGAGCGAGCGGTTCACGGGGGAGTTTCTCGGGCAGGACCGCGACCGGTTCGTGCTGGCCACCAAGTACACCCTCAGCATGCGGGCGGACGACCCGAACGCGAGCGGCAATCACCGGAAGAACCTGGTGCAGTCGCTCGAGGCGAGCCTTTCGCGGCTGGGGACCGACTACATCGACCTGTACTGGCTTCACGCCTGGGATTTCATGACTCCCGTGGAGGAGGTGATGCGGGCGCTCGACGACGTGGTCCGGGCCGGGAAGGTGCGGTACGTCGGGGTGTCCGACACCCCCGCATGGATCGTGTCCCGCGCGAACACCCTGGCGGAACTGCGGGGATGGACGCCGTTCATCGGGCTGCAGATCGAGTACAGCCTGATCCAGCGCACGGTCGAGCGCGACCTGATCCCGATGGCGAACGCGCTCGACATCGCGGTGACCGCGTGGGGGGCGATCGGCGGCGGCGTCCTTTCCGGGAAATACAGCGGCAAGCCGGGGAAGGTGAAGGCGACCGATTCCCGAAGGAAGGATTCCAACCTCTGGAGGATCAGCGAGAAGAACCTCGCGATCGCGCGCGACGTCGAGAAGGTCGCCCGCGAGATCGGGCGGACCCCCTCCCAGGTCGCCCTGACCTGGGTCCGGCAGCAGAAGGGGGTCATGATTCCGATCCTGGGCGTGCGGACCCTCGAGCAGACGATGGACAACCTGGGCTGCCTCGACTTCGAGCTGAAGGAGGAGCACCTGGAGCGGCTCTCCCGCATCAGCGCCGTCGAGATGGGCTTCCCCTACGACTTCCTGGCCATGGACATGGCGAAGAAGGCGGTGTACGGAGAGACCTTCCCCCGGATCGACAACCACCGGAACCGGTAG
- a CDS encoding NADPH:quinone reductase, with product MKAIRVHTFGGPEVMVPEEVPRPSPGEGQALVRVEAAGVNFIDIYQRLGQYPVPLPMVPGNEGAGVVEQIGPGVREVSPGDRVAYSGSLGAYAEYAVVPSWRLVRLPTGVDTRIGAAAMLQGMTAHYLTHSTFPLKPGDACLVHAAAGGVGLLLLQMAKRRGARTIGTVSTPGKAELARQFGADEVILYTSQDFEAEVKRLTGGRGVQAVYDSVGRDTFDKSLNCLSPRGMLVLYGQSSGPVAPLDPQILSARGGLFLTRPSLSHYTATREELLQRAGDLLGWAASGKLRVRIGGEYPLEMASRAHSDLAGRGTTGKLLLIP from the coding sequence TTGAAAGCGATTCGCGTGCACACGTTCGGAGGTCCGGAGGTGATGGTCCCGGAGGAGGTTCCCCGGCCTTCGCCCGGAGAGGGGCAGGCGCTGGTCCGGGTCGAGGCGGCCGGCGTGAACTTCATCGACATCTACCAGCGCCTGGGACAATACCCGGTGCCGCTGCCCATGGTTCCTGGGAACGAGGGGGCGGGCGTCGTCGAGCAGATCGGTCCCGGGGTCCGGGAAGTGTCGCCGGGCGACCGTGTCGCATACTCCGGATCGCTGGGCGCCTACGCGGAATATGCGGTCGTTCCCTCCTGGCGGCTGGTCCGGCTTCCCACGGGGGTCGACACCCGGATCGGGGCCGCCGCGATGCTCCAGGGAATGACCGCGCACTACCTCACGCACAGCACCTTCCCGTTGAAGCCGGGCGACGCCTGCCTCGTCCACGCGGCCGCGGGGGGGGTCGGGCTGCTGCTTCTCCAGATGGCGAAGCGGCGGGGGGCCAGGACGATCGGCACCGTCTCGACCCCCGGGAAGGCGGAGCTGGCGAGGCAATTCGGGGCCGACGAGGTGATTCTCTACACGTCGCAGGATTTCGAGGCCGAGGTGAAGCGGTTGACCGGCGGCCGGGGCGTTCAGGCGGTCTACGACTCGGTCGGCCGGGACACCTTCGACAAGAGCCTGAACTGCCTTTCCCCCCGTGGGATGCTGGTGCTCTACGGCCAGTCGAGCGGTCCGGTCGCTCCGCTGGATCCGCAGATCCTGAGCGCCAGGGGGGGGCTCTTCCTGACCCGTCCCTCCCTGTCTCACTACACCGCGACCCGGGAGGAGCTCCTCCAGCGGGCCGGGGATCTGCTGGGATGGGCGGCTTCGGGAAAGCTCCGGGTGCGGATCGGCGGAGAGTATCCGCTGGAGATGGCTTCGCGGGCCCACTCGGACCTGGCGGGACGCGGGACCACCGGAAAGCTTCTGCTGATCCCGTAG
- a CDS encoding glycoside hydrolase: MRTDPPGKSSLVSRAARESRKLLRGNLTPRGIMAAAKTPSSVKRNYARIFCRDASICALGMAGSGDSLLEEMAGQGLRTLAERQADNGQMPNYVDPDSGETDFWYVGCIDATLWWLIALEYCERRIPGVGLRAGLRANVERAIAWLRCQEHPEHLLLQQNEASDWADIMPRSGYVLYTNALWHRVKRLYSLPRAEETRENGDRLFSSGSNGRPSPRRLCLLSRYMRNGRGKENPGELYASFVNFSFWGGEGDVFGNLLAVLFGLASGERSHRIVSSLQEEGVDVPFPVRAVCDPIRRQDPLWRPYMNRHRQNGAYRYHNGGAWPFLGGFWVAALARTGREREAREALERLARMNETNGWAFQEWFHGRTGLPRGMPGQSWNAAMFLLARRSLEEDPFR, encoded by the coding sequence GTGAGGACCGACCCGCCCGGAAAGTCCTCCCTCGTCTCGCGTGCGGCCCGGGAATCGAGGAAGCTTCTCCGGGGGAACCTGACCCCGCGCGGGATCATGGCGGCGGCGAAAACCCCCTCCTCGGTCAAGAGGAACTATGCCCGGATCTTCTGCCGGGACGCCTCCATCTGCGCCCTGGGGATGGCCGGTTCCGGGGATTCGCTGCTGGAGGAGATGGCGGGCCAGGGCCTTCGGACCCTGGCGGAGCGCCAGGCGGACAACGGGCAGATGCCGAATTACGTCGACCCCGATTCCGGGGAAACCGACTTCTGGTATGTCGGCTGCATCGACGCCACCCTCTGGTGGCTGATCGCCTTGGAATATTGCGAGCGGCGCATTCCGGGCGTGGGGCTTCGCGCAGGCCTCCGCGCAAACGTCGAAAGGGCGATCGCGTGGCTGCGCTGCCAGGAGCACCCGGAGCACCTCCTCCTCCAGCAGAACGAGGCGAGCGACTGGGCCGACATCATGCCGCGGTCGGGGTATGTGCTCTACACGAACGCCCTGTGGCATCGGGTGAAGCGGCTCTATTCGCTTCCCCGGGCGGAGGAGACGCGGGAGAACGGGGACAGGCTCTTTTCCTCCGGATCCAACGGGCGGCCGTCGCCGCGGCGCCTTTGCCTCCTTTCCCGCTACATGCGCAACGGGAGGGGGAAGGAGAATCCCGGGGAGCTGTATGCGAGCTTCGTCAATTTCTCCTTCTGGGGAGGGGAAGGGGATGTGTTCGGGAACCTGCTGGCCGTCCTCTTCGGCCTTGCTTCCGGGGAACGCTCCCACCGGATCGTCTCTTCGCTTCAGGAGGAGGGGGTCGACGTTCCCTTCCCCGTTCGCGCGGTGTGCGATCCGATCCGAAGGCAGGATCCCCTCTGGCGCCCCTACATGAACCGGCACCGTCAGAACGGCGCATACCGGTACCACAACGGGGGAGCCTGGCCCTTTCTCGGGGGTTTCTGGGTCGCCGCCCTGGCCCGCACGGGAAGGGAGCGGGAGGCGCGGGAGGCGCTGGAGAGGCTGGCGCGGATGAACGAGACGAACGGCTGGGCGTTCCAGGAGTGGTTCCACGGGCGCACCGGCCTTCCCCGCGGCATGCCCGGCCAGTCGTGGAACGCCGCGATGTTCCTGCTGGCGCGGCGCTCGCTGGAGGAGGATCCCTTCCGATGA
- a CDS encoding ABC transporter permease, with the protein MEFFADSMNAALSLLLSADPDILHAVLTSLLVSGGSILLASLMGIPLGLAVGLSEFPLKRPAVTLLNSLVALPTVLVGLVVYGFLSRRGPLGSLGLLFTPAAIVIGGTILCTPIVAHYAMVAAKGADARILPTAMTLGAGPVRAWLKFVSEIRFGILAAVVAGFGRVVSEVGIAMMLGGNIRGYTRTMTTAIALETSKGKFAEGMALGVVLMAVALIVNVFLSLLQQRRP; encoded by the coding sequence GTGGAATTTTTCGCCGATTCGATGAACGCGGCCCTGTCGCTCCTTCTCTCGGCGGATCCCGACATCCTGCATGCGGTGCTCACCTCCCTCCTCGTCTCGGGCGGCTCGATCCTGCTCGCCTCCCTCATGGGGATCCCACTGGGGCTGGCGGTGGGGCTTTCCGAGTTTCCCCTCAAGCGGCCGGCCGTGACGCTGCTGAACAGCCTCGTCGCCCTTCCGACGGTCCTGGTCGGCCTGGTCGTCTACGGCTTCCTCAGCCGGCGCGGTCCCCTGGGCTCCCTCGGCCTTCTCTTCACGCCGGCGGCGATCGTGATCGGGGGGACCATCCTGTGCACCCCGATCGTGGCGCACTATGCCATGGTCGCCGCGAAGGGGGCCGACGCAAGGATCCTCCCGACGGCGATGACCCTGGGGGCCGGCCCCGTCCGGGCCTGGCTGAAGTTCGTCTCCGAGATCCGCTTCGGAATCCTGGCCGCCGTCGTCGCGGGGTTCGGCCGGGTGGTCTCGGAGGTCGGAATCGCGATGATGCTCGGCGGCAACATCCGCGGCTACACCCGGACGATGACCACCGCGATCGCCCTGGAGACCAGCAAGGGGAAGTTCGCCGAGGGGATGGCCCTGGGAGTGGTCCTCATGGCGGTCGCCCTGATCGTCAACGTCTTCCTGAGCCTCCTCCAGCAGAGGCGGCCATGA
- a CDS encoding rubrerythrin — MKPKTKKNIQAAFAGESQAHMKYSIFADAAKQEGFKNICRLFTAISFAEKVHASNHFRVVYGAGPTTENLQSAIDGETYEVKKMYPEFMAAAKKDKEPDAIRSIHFAFEAEKTHAKMYADAKRSAKAGKDIRVSSVYICSVCGHTVFGKAPVNCPVCGVKRNRFKKF, encoded by the coding sequence ATGAAGCCGAAGACGAAAAAGAACATCCAGGCGGCCTTCGCCGGCGAAAGCCAGGCCCACATGAAGTACTCGATCTTCGCGGACGCGGCGAAGCAGGAAGGGTTCAAGAACATTTGTCGGCTCTTCACCGCGATCTCCTTCGCGGAGAAGGTCCATGCCAGCAACCATTTCCGCGTCGTGTACGGCGCAGGCCCGACGACGGAGAACCTGCAGTCGGCGATCGACGGCGAGACCTACGAAGTGAAGAAGATGTACCCGGAGTTCATGGCGGCGGCGAAAAAGGACAAGGAGCCGGACGCCATCCGCTCCATCCACTTCGCCTTCGAAGCGGAAAAGACCCACGCGAAGATGTACGCCGACGCGAAGCGGTCGGCGAAAGCCGGGAAGGACATCCGGGTCTCGAGCGTCTACATCTGCTCCGTGTGCGGACACACGGTTTTCGGGAAGGCGCCGGTCAACTGCCCCGTCTGCGGCGTGAAAAGGAACCGCTTCAAGAAGTTCTAA